ATGCATAGTATCCGTGTAATCCATGTGAGTAACCATTCTTAGTTTACCCTGACCCATACTTATGATATGAATATCTGAACGTAGTAATTTTTCCGTAAACCCATCGCTAGAGCTATGGGTTTCGTCAATTTCAAAAATAATAATATTGGTTTCTATGGGTTCTACTTTTTTTATAAAACTTAACTCCTGTAAAGTACTCCCTATTTCGACAGCTTTTTTATGGTCTTCCGAAAGACGTTCTACATGCTCGTCTAGTGCAAATATTCCCGCAGCAGCTAAAAATCCGGATTGACGCATTCCCCCACCTAAAATTTTTCTAATACGAAGTGCCTGATGAATAGTATCCTTATACCCTACCAAAACGGAACCTACTGGGCAGCCCAATCCCTTACTAAGACAAACACTGATGGTATCGAACATGGTACCATATTGTTTGGGAGTCTCTGCTTTCGCCACTAAAGCATTCCATAAACGCGCACCATCCAAATGATATTTAAGATCGTGTTTCTCACAAACTGCCTTAATCCGTTCCAGTTCTTTAAAATCCCAACAAGCCCCACCACCTTTATTCGTAGTATTTTCGATACATACTAGCTTAGACAAGGGACTATGGTAAAAGTCTGGTGGATTTATTGCGCTTTCAACTTGCGCTGCGGTCATCATACCCCTATGACCATCGACCAAGCGACAAGAAACACCACTATTAAAACTTACACCACCACCCTCATAATTAAAAACATGTGCATATTTATCACAAATAAGTTGCTCTCCAGGCTGTGTATGTAGTTTGATTGCCGTTTGATTGGTCATGGTACCGCTTGGAAAGAAAAGAGCGGCCTCCATACCAAACATAGTAGCTACCTTTTCCTCCAAGGCATTTACCGAGGGGTCCTCTTTAAAAACATCATCCCCAACTTTGGCACTCATCATAGCATCCATCATTCCTGCCGAAGGCTGTGTAACGGTATCGCTTATAAGATTTACTTTCATTAATTAATATAATTCAGTTTAAAAAATTTAGTGAAAGCAGTCCATTCCAATCGGCGAACCATCTGGTAATTTAGGAGCGGCAATTACTTCAAATTTATCTGGATGGGCATAAAAATTATTGATTCGTCTAACCATCTCCATAGCATTGGCATCCTT
This genomic window from Maribacter sp. MJ134 contains:
- a CDS encoding threonine aldolase family protein, producing the protein MKVNLISDTVTQPSAGMMDAMMSAKVGDDVFKEDPSVNALEEKVATMFGMEAALFFPSGTMTNQTAIKLHTQPGEQLICDKYAHVFNYEGGGVSFNSGVSCRLVDGHRGMMTAAQVESAINPPDFYHSPLSKLVCIENTTNKGGGACWDFKELERIKAVCEKHDLKYHLDGARLWNALVAKAETPKQYGTMFDTISVCLSKGLGCPVGSVLVGYKDTIHQALRIRKILGGGMRQSGFLAAAGIFALDEHVERLSEDHKKAVEIGSTLQELSFIKKVEPIETNIIIFEIDETHSSSDGFTEKLLRSDIHIISMGQGKLRMVTHMDYTDTMHSYLLERLRNM